Within the Leisingera sp. NJS204 genome, the region CCCGTGCCAGGTGTTCCGGTACAGGTTGATGGACTGACCCGGCTGGCTGATGAAGGCTTGCAGATTGGCGGGGGTGCCATCTTTGTCATCCGCCACCACAACCAGCATCGGCACGCCGTTGACGGGCACAAAGGCCTGGCTGCCCTCCGGGTGGCGTTCCACCATGTCCACTTTGTGCGGCAGGTGGCGGGCCTTAGCGTCAAACAGGCTGATGCCGGCCCGTCCGTCCTCGCCGAAGTCCAGGGTGGCGCGGTCGTGGTGACGGCCGCACATGC harbors:
- a CDS encoding ureidoglycolate lyase yields the protein MSRWLTALPLTTEAFMPYGDVIEVTGAADKIINQGMCGRHHDRATLDFGEDGRAGISLFDAKARHLPHKVDMVERHPEGSQAFVPVNGVPMLVVVADDKDGTPANLQAFISQPGQSINLYRNTWHGVLAPLGAPGQYIVVDRIGTTPNLEEHWFKEPFTVVSD